The following are from one region of the Myxococcus stipitatus genome:
- a CDS encoding transketolase has product MRAKIQNQELLRTPRTMIRSTIAAIADARLESPSEDGLDSLRAQTRRIRWLTVRLAATASGCHLGGSLSLAEILTALLGRVMRINPREPDWEGRDHLILSKGHAAAGLYAALSAFGFFDSEELVQRYNAEGSIFTGHVNARVPGVDFSTGSLGHGLGLGTGLALGYRLKGLTNRVYVICGDGEMGEGSNWEALQVASHHRLSNLTVIIDRNGGQNDGPTEDILSQSALNERLLTFGFETLEVDGHDLRALCAALEAPGGTTPRAIIARTQKGAGVPMFKGKGPHYAVFSPEQLKRALASMGEVP; this is encoded by the coding sequence ATGCGGGCGAAAATCCAAAACCAAGAATTGCTTCGCACCCCGCGAACCATGATCCGCTCGACGATTGCAGCAATAGCAGACGCGCGGCTCGAGTCCCCATCCGAGGATGGATTGGACTCGCTACGAGCACAGACACGACGTATCAGGTGGCTCACCGTGCGGCTCGCGGCCACCGCGTCGGGTTGTCACCTCGGAGGGTCGCTCTCCCTGGCGGAAATCCTCACGGCGCTGCTGGGGCGCGTCATGCGAATCAATCCCAGAGAACCTGACTGGGAGGGCCGCGACCATCTCATCCTGTCGAAAGGACACGCCGCGGCGGGCCTGTACGCGGCCCTCTCCGCGTTTGGCTTCTTCGACTCAGAGGAGCTCGTGCAGCGCTACAACGCGGAAGGAAGCATCTTCACGGGACATGTGAATGCCAGGGTACCGGGCGTGGATTTTTCCACCGGGAGCCTGGGACATGGATTGGGTCTGGGTACAGGCCTGGCGCTGGGATACAGACTCAAGGGATTGACCAACCGTGTGTATGTCATCTGTGGAGATGGCGAGATGGGCGAGGGTTCGAACTGGGAGGCCCTGCAGGTCGCCTCGCATCACCGTCTGTCCAACCTGACAGTGATCATCGACAGGAACGGTGGACAGAACGATGGCCCTACCGAAGACATCCTGTCGCAGTCCGCGCTGAACGAGCGGTTGCTCACGTTCGGTTTCGAGACGCTCGAGGTGGACGGGCACGACCTGCGCGCGCTCTGCGCGGCGCTGGAGGCCCCGGGTGGGACGACGCCACGCGCCATCATCGCCAGGACCCAGAAGGGCGCCGGCGTCCCCATGTTCAAGGGCAAGGGGCCTCACTACGCGGTCTTCTCACCCGAGCAACTCAAGCGCGCGCTCGCCTCCATGGGAGAGGTTCCTTGA
- a CDS encoding M20/M25/M40 family metallo-hydrolase codes for MRAREKTIEFLQWMVEQPSPSHHEQAFSRALAERLGQRGWRAHTDEVGNTIATLGDGDTCIALLGHIDTVPGEVPVRIEDGRLYGRGAVDAKGAIGAFVEAVELLDESERAGKQFLLLGCVEEEVAITRGAFHVRERYRPDFVINGEPSGAHALTIGYKGLVRAELEYRASLRHTASRDYRAAAEHLVEAWSTLRARCDEWNRVRPLFEQDLPSLTSFQTGTTETEEWARASVNIRTGPDTDGERLLSLLGGVPGVDVKALSNKGAVSTDGNDELSRAFKKAIRERGARPTLRLKTGTSDWNTVARAWRVPTLAYGPGDSSLDHTPHEHIRLDEYEEGIAVLARVLTLLPTRP; via the coding sequence ATGCGGGCACGTGAGAAGACGATCGAGTTCCTCCAGTGGATGGTGGAGCAGCCCAGCCCCAGCCACCACGAGCAGGCCTTCTCCCGGGCCCTGGCGGAGCGGCTCGGGCAGCGGGGGTGGCGCGCGCACACGGACGAGGTGGGCAACACCATCGCCACCCTGGGCGACGGCGACACGTGCATCGCGCTGCTCGGGCACATCGACACGGTCCCCGGTGAGGTGCCGGTGCGCATCGAGGACGGACGGCTCTACGGGCGCGGCGCCGTGGACGCCAAGGGGGCCATTGGCGCCTTCGTCGAGGCCGTGGAGCTGCTCGACGAGAGCGAGCGAGCCGGGAAGCAGTTCCTGTTGCTGGGGTGCGTCGAGGAGGAGGTGGCCATCACCCGTGGCGCCTTCCACGTGCGGGAGCGGTACCGTCCGGACTTCGTCATCAACGGCGAGCCGAGCGGCGCCCACGCGCTCACCATCGGGTACAAGGGGCTGGTCCGGGCCGAGCTCGAGTACCGCGCGAGCCTGCGCCACACGGCGAGCCGCGACTACCGCGCCGCCGCCGAGCACCTCGTCGAGGCCTGGAGCACGTTGCGCGCTCGCTGCGACGAATGGAACCGCGTGCGCCCGCTCTTCGAGCAGGACCTCCCCTCGCTGACGTCCTTCCAGACGGGCACCACGGAGACCGAGGAGTGGGCCCGGGCCAGCGTCAACATCCGCACCGGGCCCGACACGGATGGCGAGCGGCTGCTGTCGCTGCTGGGCGGCGTTCCCGGCGTCGACGTGAAGGCGCTCTCCAACAAGGGCGCCGTCAGCACGGACGGGAACGACGAGCTCTCCCGCGCGTTCAAGAAGGCCATCCGCGAGCGCGGCGCCAGGCCGACGCTCCGGCTGAAGACGGGGACTTCCGACTGGAACACCGTGGCGCGGGCGTGGCGGGTGCCCACGCTCGCCTACGGCCCCGGAGACTCCTCCCTGGACCACACCCCCCATGAGCACATCCGCCTGGACGAATACGAGGAAGGGATCGCGGTCCTCGCGCGCGTGCTCACCCTGCTCCCGACCCGGCCATGA
- the lysW gene encoding lysine biosynthesis protein LysW gives MELQKPTDGAGVNGCPTCAFEILGDHYLEGEVITCGGCSAELEVVGLGPLRLAEAPEVEEDWGE, from the coding sequence ATGGAACTGCAAAAGCCCACGGATGGCGCGGGAGTGAATGGTTGTCCCACGTGTGCCTTCGAGATCCTCGGAGACCACTACCTGGAGGGAGAGGTCATCACCTGCGGGGGCTGCTCCGCCGAATTGGAGGTGGTGGGCCTGGGGCCCCTGCGCCTGGCCGAGGCTCCCGAGGTCGAGGAGGACTGGGGCGAGTAA
- a CDS encoding [LysW]-aminoadipate kinase: MNAPLPSSNLAAAAVRPIVVKIGGAAGVDLENVCNDVAELIRHGERVVVVNGGSEAGERVLKAFALERPEVTTPTGTVVRLTHATTLRVLMMAWVGEVNKRVVLALAERGVPGVGLCGADGRMLVAKRRPPLKVNVGGRVRIDREHLAGELQSVNTGLLSTLQDQGYVPVICPPAVTETGVLVNVDADQIAASISTALGARALVMLSNVPGLLENPNEPLTLIRSSDDVAGCMQLAAGRMRYKLDAASRALQGGVPSVYVSSSRVPRPVFVALTEESGTKFTLPRKPKEATNAGT; the protein is encoded by the coding sequence ATGAACGCCCCCCTCCCCTCCAGCAACCTGGCCGCCGCCGCCGTCCGCCCCATCGTGGTGAAGATTGGCGGCGCCGCGGGGGTCGACCTCGAGAACGTCTGCAACGACGTCGCGGAGCTCATCCGTCACGGCGAGCGCGTGGTGGTGGTGAACGGAGGCTCCGAGGCCGGCGAGCGCGTGCTGAAGGCCTTCGCGCTGGAGCGCCCCGAGGTGACGACCCCCACCGGCACCGTGGTCCGCCTCACCCACGCCACCACGCTGCGCGTCCTGATGATGGCGTGGGTGGGCGAGGTGAACAAACGCGTCGTCCTCGCGCTCGCGGAGCGTGGCGTCCCCGGCGTGGGGCTGTGCGGCGCGGACGGGCGGATGCTCGTCGCGAAGCGGCGGCCTCCACTGAAGGTCAACGTCGGAGGGCGGGTCCGCATCGATCGCGAGCACCTGGCCGGAGAGCTCCAGTCGGTGAACACGGGCCTCCTGTCGACCTTGCAGGACCAGGGCTACGTGCCCGTCATCTGCCCACCCGCCGTCACGGAGACGGGCGTGCTCGTGAACGTCGACGCGGATCAGATCGCCGCGTCGATCTCCACCGCGCTCGGCGCCCGCGCGCTCGTCATGCTGTCGAACGTGCCGGGGCTGCTGGAGAACCCCAACGAGCCCCTGACGCTCATCCGCTCCAGCGACGACGTCGCGGGCTGCATGCAGTTGGCCGCCGGCCGCATGCGCTACAAGCTGGACGCCGCGAGCAGGGCGCTGCAGGGCGGCGTCCCCTCGGTCTACGTGAGCTCCTCTCGCGTGCCCCGGCCGGTCTTCGTCGCCCTCACCGAGGAGTCCGGCACGAAGTTCACCCTCCCCCGGAAACCGAAGGAGGCCACGAATGCGGGCACGTGA
- a CDS encoding acyl-CoA dehydrogenase family protein translates to MTHPFTEEHEAFRKMVRRFVDKELAPHALEWDQAGLFPRELFRKCGELGLFGIHHDPKYGGSGLDYWFVTVFAEELARGDNAGVSLALMVQGQMATPIINDVGTEEQKREFLAPALTGERIAALAMSEPGAGSDLANLRTTARREGDDYVIDGSKMWITNGTRADFLVLAVRTGGPGAAGISLVTFPTDVKGFCVSKKLDKLGHRSSDTAILFFEECRIPARYVLGRENDGLYHIMNGFQGERLVTGIHTVAMMQRMLEDAIRHGRQREAFGKRLIEYQVWRHRFAEHLTSVAAARQLTYNTVDLFQRKRRPLKEISMVKLYTADLAQRVAYDCQQFHGGMGYIEETNIARAWRDVRMLTIGGGTSEMMKEIIAQTSGM, encoded by the coding sequence ATGACCCATCCCTTCACCGAGGAGCACGAGGCCTTCCGGAAGATGGTCCGACGCTTCGTGGACAAGGAGCTGGCCCCCCACGCCCTGGAGTGGGACCAGGCGGGCCTCTTTCCGCGAGAGCTCTTCCGCAAGTGCGGCGAGCTGGGCCTCTTCGGCATCCATCATGATCCGAAGTACGGCGGCAGCGGGCTGGACTACTGGTTCGTGACCGTCTTCGCCGAGGAGCTGGCGCGCGGCGACAACGCGGGCGTGAGCCTGGCGCTGATGGTCCAGGGACAGATGGCCACGCCCATCATCAACGACGTGGGCACCGAGGAACAGAAGCGCGAGTTCCTCGCGCCAGCGCTCACGGGGGAGCGGATCGCCGCCCTGGCGATGAGCGAGCCGGGCGCGGGTTCGGACCTGGCGAACCTGCGGACCACCGCGAGGCGGGAGGGGGACGACTACGTCATCGACGGTTCGAAGATGTGGATCACCAACGGCACGCGGGCGGACTTCCTGGTGCTGGCGGTGAGAACGGGGGGACCGGGCGCCGCGGGCATCTCGCTGGTGACGTTCCCCACGGACGTGAAGGGCTTCTGCGTGTCGAAGAAGCTCGACAAGCTGGGGCACCGCTCCTCCGACACGGCCATCCTCTTCTTCGAGGAGTGCCGCATCCCCGCGCGGTACGTGCTGGGCCGGGAGAATGACGGCCTCTACCACATCATGAACGGCTTCCAGGGCGAGCGGCTGGTGACGGGCATCCACACCGTCGCCATGATGCAGCGGATGCTCGAGGACGCCATCCGCCACGGTCGCCAGCGAGAGGCCTTCGGCAAGCGGCTCATCGAGTACCAGGTCTGGCGCCACCGGTTCGCCGAACACCTGACCTCGGTGGCGGCCGCGCGGCAGCTCACCTACAACACGGTGGACCTCTTCCAGCGCAAGCGCAGGCCGCTGAAGGAGATCTCCATGGTGAAGCTCTACACGGCGGACCTCGCGCAGCGGGTGGCCTACGACTGCCAGCAGTTCCATGGAGGCATGGGCTACATCGAGGAGACGAACATCGCGCGAGCCTGGAGGGACGTGCGCATGCTCACCATCGGCGGCGGGACCTCCGAGATGATGAAGGAGATCATTGCCCAGACCTCGGGGATGTAG
- a CDS encoding SDR family NAD(P)-dependent oxidoreductase, giving the protein MDLGLTGRVALVAGGSSGLGLAVAEELAREGAHVAIGARDAQKLASAERRLNEVARGRVSATMVDLKRPDAVRHWVDEVASRLGALHIAVTNSGGPPPGPATGFELGAYQDAVDAVLLPPISLALAALPHMKAARWGRLLFITSETVVRPVARFALSGFSRAGIVAFSAALVQELGDCGVTVNVLAPGYTRTPPVERTAGTKSDGDVDAGLRAMAAHIPLRRVGLPEEFAAAAAFLASERASFITGTVQLVDGGASVIG; this is encoded by the coding sequence ATGGATCTGGGACTGACCGGTAGGGTCGCGCTCGTGGCGGGAGGCTCCAGCGGGCTGGGGCTCGCCGTCGCGGAGGAGCTGGCCAGGGAAGGCGCGCACGTCGCCATCGGCGCGCGGGACGCGCAGAAGCTCGCGAGCGCCGAACGCCGCCTCAACGAGGTCGCCCGGGGAAGGGTGAGCGCGACAATGGTGGACTTGAAGCGGCCCGACGCCGTCCGCCACTGGGTCGACGAGGTCGCCAGCCGCCTGGGCGCGCTCCACATCGCGGTGACGAACAGCGGAGGGCCTCCTCCAGGCCCGGCGACGGGGTTCGAGCTCGGCGCCTACCAGGACGCCGTGGACGCGGTCCTGCTGCCTCCCATCAGCCTGGCCCTGGCCGCCCTGCCTCACATGAAGGCGGCGCGCTGGGGGCGCCTGCTCTTCATCACCTCCGAGACGGTCGTGCGCCCCGTGGCGCGCTTCGCCCTGTCGGGCTTCTCGCGGGCGGGCATCGTCGCGTTCTCCGCCGCGCTCGTGCAGGAGCTGGGCGACTGCGGCGTCACGGTCAACGTCCTCGCCCCCGGCTATACGCGCACCCCGCCCGTCGAACGCACCGCCGGGACGAAGAGCGACGGCGACGTCGACGCGGGGCTGCGCGCCATGGCGGCCCACATCCCGCTGCGCCGCGTGGGGCTCCCGGAGGAGTTCGCCGCCGCCGCCGCCTTCCTCGCCAGCGAGCGGGCCTCCTTCATCACCGGGACGGTCCAGCTCGTCGACGGCGGCGCGAGTGTGATCGGATGA
- a CDS encoding transketolase family protein: MNAPQTSGADLATAPEAWLRENPKLSNRQIFRHALARLAEQDPRPVLLEADLGGGGDPFEARHKARYFNLGICEATMLDMACGLAHVGHVVFAHTFAPFGAMRACEQVRLAMAYPRANVKLVCDYGGVSGAFFGPTHHAIEDLAILRAMPGMMVFSPADGLETLLATRAMLDHAGPVYMRLGRNRVSRLDAPRDGFMLGRALCFREGSDVGLIAHGEVGVCVATEAAQRLEAQGVSARVVNMHTLKPLDEAAVLETAERTRLLVTVEEHTILGGLGGAVCETVCAHGLGRRVLRVGIQDRYDPLAGSHESLLRGHGLDGAAVAERVLASLSTRKN; encoded by the coding sequence TTGAACGCCCCCCAGACGAGCGGCGCCGACCTCGCCACCGCTCCCGAAGCCTGGCTCCGGGAGAACCCCAAGCTCTCCAACCGGCAGATCTTCCGGCACGCGCTCGCGCGCCTCGCCGAGCAGGACCCGCGGCCCGTGCTCCTGGAGGCGGACCTGGGCGGTGGGGGAGATCCCTTCGAGGCGCGCCACAAGGCCCGCTACTTCAACCTGGGCATCTGCGAGGCCACGATGCTCGACATGGCCTGCGGCCTGGCCCACGTGGGCCATGTCGTCTTCGCGCATACGTTCGCGCCCTTCGGGGCGATGCGAGCGTGCGAGCAGGTCCGGCTGGCAATGGCCTATCCCCGGGCCAACGTGAAGCTCGTCTGCGATTACGGCGGCGTCTCTGGCGCCTTCTTCGGGCCCACGCACCACGCCATCGAGGACCTGGCCATCCTCCGGGCCATGCCAGGGATGATGGTCTTCTCTCCCGCCGACGGGCTCGAGACCCTCCTCGCCACGCGCGCGATGCTCGACCACGCGGGCCCCGTCTACATGCGGCTGGGCCGCAACCGGGTGAGTCGCCTGGATGCCCCCCGGGACGGCTTCATGCTCGGCCGCGCGCTCTGCTTCCGGGAGGGCTCCGATGTGGGGTTGATCGCCCACGGCGAGGTGGGCGTCTGCGTGGCGACGGAGGCCGCCCAGCGCCTGGAGGCCCAGGGCGTATCGGCGCGCGTCGTGAACATGCACACCCTCAAGCCGCTCGACGAGGCGGCGGTGCTGGAGACGGCGGAGCGCACGCGGCTGCTCGTCACGGTGGAGGAACACACCATCCTCGGCGGACTCGGCGGCGCGGTCTGCGAGACGGTGTGCGCCCACGGACTCGGCCGGCGGGTGCTCCGCGTCGGCATCCAGGACCGCTATGACCCGCTCGCGGGCTCCCATGAATCGCTGCTGCGCGGCCACGGGCTCGACGGCGCGGCGGTGGCCGAACGCGTTCTCGCTTCACTGTCCACGAGGAAGAACTGA
- a CDS encoding RimK family alpha-L-glutamate ligase: MKKIDLVYTRLRVEERMILEALRRRDCAVGLHQDSDLVLSLDAQRWPGGDTVLMRSMSLTRSRYLAAILEVKGARVMNSARAIATCGDKILTQLALAAQGVPMPWSFAGFEEEACVAEIEQRGYPVVTKPAVGSWGRMVARVDGRSAAEGLMQMRFETGGASEHVALVQQYIDKPGYDLRVYVMGRRTVGGIRRRSEHWVTNTARGAVPERYEVPESHAKLAERAAAAVGVDIAAVDLLETRDGEVLVNELNHCVEFARSIETTRVPLPELIADHVMAVHP, translated from the coding sequence ATGAAGAAGATCGACCTCGTCTATACCCGGCTGCGCGTGGAGGAACGGATGATCCTCGAGGCGCTCCGCAGGAGGGACTGCGCCGTCGGGCTCCACCAGGACTCGGACCTGGTGCTGTCGCTGGACGCGCAGCGCTGGCCGGGCGGGGACACCGTCCTGATGCGCAGCATGTCCCTCACCCGCTCCCGCTACCTGGCGGCGATCCTCGAGGTGAAGGGCGCGCGCGTGATGAACAGCGCGCGGGCCATCGCCACGTGTGGGGACAAGATCCTCACCCAGCTGGCGCTGGCGGCGCAGGGCGTGCCCATGCCCTGGTCCTTCGCGGGCTTCGAGGAGGAGGCCTGCGTGGCGGAGATCGAACAGCGGGGCTACCCCGTGGTGACGAAGCCGGCGGTGGGCTCGTGGGGGCGCATGGTCGCGCGCGTCGACGGGCGCAGCGCGGCCGAGGGCCTCATGCAGATGCGCTTCGAGACCGGGGGCGCCTCGGAGCACGTGGCGCTCGTGCAGCAGTACATCGACAAGCCCGGCTATGACCTGCGCGTCTACGTGATGGGTCGCCGGACGGTGGGCGGCATCCGTCGTCGTTCGGAGCACTGGGTGACGAACACCGCGCGAGGCGCCGTCCCGGAACGGTACGAAGTGCCGGAGTCGCACGCGAAGCTCGCCGAGCGCGCGGCGGCGGCCGTGGGCGTGGACATCGCCGCCGTGGACCTCCTCGAGACGCGCGACGGGGAGGTCCTGGTGAACGAGCTCAACCACTGCGTGGAGTTCGCGCGAAGCATCGAGACCACCCGGGTTCCCCTTCCGGAGCTCATCGCCGACCACGTCATGGCGGTGCACCCATGA
- a CDS encoding sulfotransferase codes for MSQSHIKVLYITGWCRNGSTILGNVLNEVEGFFHTGELSFLWKNAYGHGSNTFCGCGEALTRCRVWSRVLEEEAPSGSAPEVHAREVVRRQTRAVRTRHTWSILREGTRSRDVREYAATLSRTYRAIAKATGSHTLVDTSKLPSEAALLPHVEGVTPYFLYLVRDPRATTHSWTKTKQYVVPMSALSSTRYWVGFNLASEAVIRRHPERSFYLRYEDFIADPASKVGALLEHVGARDAVNPVRGRTVHLGKNHTVTGNPDRFRSGPTLLRPEDEAWREELPTRARALTQALSWPLMARYGYLQPRLTRPHAPVRSDTAGRGEREEVHGSGTDR; via the coding sequence GTGTCGCAATCCCACATCAAGGTTCTCTACATCACCGGCTGGTGCCGCAATGGCAGCACCATCCTCGGAAACGTGCTCAACGAGGTGGAGGGCTTCTTCCACACCGGCGAGCTCAGCTTCCTCTGGAAGAACGCCTATGGCCATGGCTCGAATACCTTCTGCGGCTGCGGCGAGGCCCTCACCCGCTGCCGCGTCTGGTCGAGGGTCCTCGAGGAGGAGGCCCCTTCGGGGAGCGCTCCCGAGGTCCACGCCCGCGAGGTCGTGCGGCGGCAGACGCGCGCCGTGCGGACGCGGCATACGTGGAGCATCCTGCGGGAGGGAACGCGCTCGCGGGACGTCCGCGAATACGCCGCCACGCTGAGCCGGACCTACCGCGCCATCGCGAAGGCCACGGGCAGCCACACGCTCGTGGACACCAGCAAGCTCCCGTCCGAGGCGGCGCTCCTCCCGCACGTGGAGGGCGTCACGCCGTACTTCCTCTACCTCGTGAGGGATCCCCGCGCCACCACGCACTCCTGGACGAAGACGAAGCAGTACGTCGTCCCCATGTCCGCGCTGAGCAGCACCCGCTATTGGGTCGGCTTCAACCTCGCCTCCGAGGCCGTCATCCGGCGCCACCCCGAGCGCTCGTTCTACCTGCGCTACGAGGACTTCATCGCCGACCCGGCATCGAAGGTGGGCGCGCTGCTGGAGCACGTCGGAGCGCGGGACGCGGTCAATCCCGTGCGGGGGCGCACCGTCCACCTGGGGAAGAACCACACCGTCACCGGGAATCCGGACCGCTTCCGCAGCGGCCCCACGCTGCTGCGGCCGGAGGACGAAGCCTGGCGCGAGGAGCTCCCCACGCGCGCGCGGGCCCTCACCCAGGCGCTGTCGTGGCCGCTGATGGCCCGCTACGGCTATCTCCAACCCCGGCTCACCCGGCCCCACGCGCCGGTGCGCTCCGACACCGCGGGCCGCGGAGAAAGGGAGGAGGTCCATGGATCTGGGACTGACCGGTAG
- a CDS encoding family 3 encapsulin nanocompartment shell protein translates to MSTKGIEGTELSPGRAFANAVIAQGTKASVEFSTTITDSFPGFKRRPRIAVRGLFKVVKAEQPRVKYWYETRPQSELTEHVIDAQLRQEATFEFHSDQAQLKPTTAWVQVNPALLDDPEALATFIDYRLLVRLCTAENQALARGAGGERVRGLLETPGVTRLAARETPVASLLAACNRVEQVGGSADGILMNPEDFYRHFVGQGSLLKDLADMGVRIARARMVNPGTVIVGDYTAAATIFDSGRSSIRFAEPPKGIFPREGLAVCGEIHEALVVHLPTHFYVASLV, encoded by the coding sequence ATGAGCACGAAGGGTATCGAGGGGACGGAGCTGTCCCCAGGGCGGGCCTTCGCCAACGCCGTCATCGCGCAGGGCACGAAGGCATCCGTGGAGTTCTCCACGACGATCACGGACTCCTTCCCGGGCTTCAAGCGCCGGCCCCGCATCGCGGTGCGCGGCCTCTTCAAGGTCGTGAAGGCCGAACAGCCGCGGGTCAAGTACTGGTACGAGACGCGCCCCCAGTCGGAGCTCACCGAGCACGTCATCGACGCGCAGCTGCGGCAGGAGGCCACGTTCGAGTTCCACTCGGACCAGGCGCAGCTCAAGCCGACCACGGCGTGGGTGCAGGTCAATCCCGCGCTGCTGGACGACCCCGAGGCGCTGGCGACGTTCATCGACTACCGGCTGCTGGTGCGCCTGTGCACGGCGGAGAACCAGGCGCTCGCGCGCGGCGCCGGGGGAGAGCGCGTGCGCGGTCTGCTGGAGACGCCGGGCGTCACCCGCCTGGCGGCACGCGAGACGCCGGTCGCCTCGTTGCTGGCGGCATGCAACCGCGTCGAACAGGTGGGCGGTTCCGCCGACGGCATCCTCATGAACCCGGAGGACTTCTACCGGCACTTCGTCGGACAGGGCAGCCTGCTGAAGGACCTGGCGGACATGGGCGTGCGCATCGCCCGCGCGCGCATGGTCAACCCGGGCACCGTCATCGTCGGGGACTACACCGCCGCCGCGACCATCTTCGACAGCGGCCGCTCCAGCATCCGCTTCGCGGAGCCTCCCAAGGGCATCTTCCCGCGCGAGGGGCTCGCCGTGTGCGGGGAGATCCACGAGGCGCTCGTCGTCCACCTGCCGACGCACTTCTACGTGGCCTCGTTGGTCTGA
- the argC gene encoding N-acetyl-gamma-glutamyl-phosphate reductase, whose amino-acid sequence MTRVAILGAAGYTGGELLRLLLAHPGVEVVQATSDQFAGKRLDYPHPNLRGLSSLRFAPHDALEPCDLLLSCMPQGGLIARWARVRERAGRVIDLSADFRLAPAAHERWYKKHPRPADVPGFVYALPEWTPGELARARYVAVPGCMAHAALLGILPLVRAGLVKPELVVDAKTGSSGGGATPDRASHHPERASALRCYKPVGHRHTGEVEDVVERFTGTRPSVHFSATAVPSVRGILATVHGFTTRPMDESEPLRALAMAYREKPFVRLIRPNTSASPFPEPGPLQGTNYCDLSVDMDAERGRVVVNVAIDNLMKGAAGTAVHALNLMLGHPETEGLGFRGLHPI is encoded by the coding sequence ATGACGCGCGTGGCCATCCTGGGAGCCGCGGGGTACACGGGCGGCGAGCTGTTGCGGCTGCTGCTGGCGCACCCGGGCGTGGAGGTGGTGCAGGCCACGTCGGACCAGTTCGCGGGCAAGCGGCTCGACTATCCGCATCCGAACCTGCGCGGGCTGAGCTCGCTGCGCTTCGCCCCTCACGACGCGCTGGAGCCGTGTGATCTGCTGTTGAGCTGCATGCCCCAGGGCGGGCTCATCGCCCGCTGGGCGCGGGTGCGGGAGCGCGCGGGCCGGGTGATCGACCTGAGCGCGGACTTCCGGCTGGCCCCGGCGGCGCACGAGCGCTGGTACAAGAAGCACCCGCGGCCGGCGGACGTGCCGGGGTTCGTCTACGCCCTGCCTGAATGGACGCCTGGGGAGCTCGCCAGGGCTCGCTACGTCGCGGTGCCCGGATGCATGGCCCACGCCGCGTTGCTGGGAATCCTCCCCCTGGTGCGCGCGGGGCTGGTGAAGCCGGAGCTCGTCGTCGATGCCAAGACGGGCTCCTCCGGAGGGGGCGCCACGCCGGACCGGGCCTCCCATCACCCCGAGCGGGCCTCCGCGCTGCGCTGCTACAAGCCGGTGGGGCACCGCCACACAGGTGAGGTCGAGGACGTCGTCGAGCGATTCACGGGGACGCGCCCGAGCGTGCACTTCAGCGCCACGGCCGTCCCGAGCGTGCGCGGCATCCTCGCGACGGTGCACGGCTTCACCACCCGGCCCATGGACGAGAGCGAGCCGCTGCGCGCCCTCGCGATGGCCTACCGCGAGAAGCCCTTCGTGCGGCTCATCCGCCCCAACACGAGCGCCTCGCCCTTCCCCGAGCCCGGTCCGCTGCAGGGGACGAACTACTGCGACCTCTCCGTCGACATGGACGCGGAGCGGGGTCGCGTCGTCGTCAACGTGGCGATCGACAACCTGATGAAGGGCGCCGCGGGCACGGCCGTGCACGCCCTGAACCTGATGCTCGGCCACCCGGAGACCGAGGGGCTCGGCTTCCGGGGCCTGCATCCCATCTGA